The window GAACCTTCTTTGGCACAGACGACTACGATGTCCTGATCGGTCGGAAGCTGGTCCATGATATCCTCCACACCATCCAACAGGTCAAAATAAGGGATATTGAGATGCTGGATGTGCTCCCCTTCGATTTTCCAGTCTGCAAATGCGTCCTCATTTCGTACATCGAGAATGAAAACCGGTTCTTTCTTTACAATCTTTTTCGTCATTTCACTTGCGGTCATCGGTTTAAGTGACATTTTTCATACCCCCTGTTGTATTTCTTCTCTAAATAGATTTTTCACTCGGCCCGTTCCATGCACTCATTCCGGGAACGACATTTTTGACATCCGTGAAACCTGCTTCCGTCAACTGTTGCGCAGCCAAGTCGCTGCGGTTTCCAGTTCGGCATACGACATAGATTGGTGCCCCCTTCGGAAGAGCCGCCATTTGGTCCTCAAGTTCCCCCAATGGAATGGAAAGAGCACCCGGAATATGGCTGAACGCATATTCCGCCGATTCGCGCACATCCAGCACGATATTGCCAGCATGGTCCTCCAAGATAGCTTGGAGTTCTTCATTGGAGACGATATGCAGATGACGTGTTTCTGCGATTTCTTCTCCTGCCGATTTTCGGACATAATGCTTCAGATGGCCATCCTTTTCGATGGTGCCCAAATAGTGATGCCCCGAACTGTCCGCCCAAGCTTTCAAATCTGCTGTCGAACCTTTATCCGTAGCCTGAACTTCAATCACTTCACCAGGTTCCATTTCTTTTACCGCTTTCCTCGTCTTGACGATCGGCATCGGACACGCCAATCCTTTTGCATCAAGTATTACATGAGATTGGATCATTGCATGTTCTCCTTTACTTATGCCCCTATGGGTATTTATTTTTGCAAAAAAATTATTCGGTCGGACCGTCCCACTCCATCATGCCGCCCGCCAGATTGACTACTTTGTATCCATGGCTCTCTAGCAACTGTGCGGCTCTTCCGCTGCGCCCTCCCGAACGGCAAACCATCGCGTATTCCTTTGATTTATCTAATTCATGTAGACGGAATTCCAATAAGCCAAGCGGGATATTGACCGCCCCCGGGATTTTCCCTTCCGCGACTTCATCCGTTTCGCGGACGTCGATTAGATGGATCGGTTCCTTCTTCTCCATCGCTTCTAGTAGATCCGTAGCCGTGATTTCTTTCATTGTTTCTCTCTCCTTTTAAATGAATAAGTTCACCTGGCCGTCTTGTGCATCTGCCAAATAGGCGCCAACCCCGGCATATTCCACACCGTCCATCAATTCTTTTTGATCCAACCCAAGAAGATCCATCGTCATCGTACAGGCGACCAATTTGATATCTTGCTCCTGCGCCATATCGATCAATTGCGGCAATGTCATGGCGTTATGCTTATTAATGACATGTTTGATCATTTTCGGTCCCATGCCCGCGAAATTCATTTTGGAGATGCCCATTTTATCGGCTCCGCGAGGCATCATCTTTCCGAACATCCTTTCCAGGATTCCTTTTTTCACAGGTACTGGTGCGTCTTTTCGCAGTGCATTCAATCCCCAGAACGTATGAAAGATGGTCACCTCATGATCATAGGCCGCC is drawn from Sporosarcina sp. FSL W7-1349 and contains these coding sequences:
- a CDS encoding sulfurtransferase TusA family protein; translated protein: MIQSHVILDAKGLACPMPIVKTRKAVKEMEPGEVIEVQATDKGSTADLKAWADSSGHHYLGTIEKDGHLKHYVRKSAGEEIAETRHLHIVSNEELQAILEDHAGNIVLDVRESAEYAFSHIPGALSIPLGELEDQMAALPKGAPIYVVCRTGNRSDLAAQQLTEAGFTDVKNVVPGMSAWNGPSEKSI
- a CDS encoding rhodanese-like domain-containing protein codes for the protein MKEITATDLLEAMEKKEPIHLIDVRETDEVAEGKIPGAVNIPLGLLEFRLHELDKSKEYAMVCRSGGRSGRAAQLLESHGYKVVNLAGGMMEWDGPTE
- a CDS encoding DsrE/DsrF/DrsH-like family protein, which codes for MLLEETKKTTIVLFSGDYDKAMAAYIIANGAAAYDHEVTIFHTFWGLNALRKDAPVPVKKGILERMFGKMMPRGADKMGISKMNFAGMGPKMIKHVINKHNAMTLPQLIDMAQEQDIKLVACTMTMDLLGLDQKELMDGVEYAGVGAYLADAQDGQVNLFI